A region of the Candidatus Zixiibacteriota bacterium genome:
ATCGGGCAATATCAGGTTGAGAATAACGACCGAGAACTGCTCACGCCGCAGGAGCGACAGAGCATCCTTAGCCAATGCCGTCGAGATCAAACGAACCCGGCCCAGGCGTCGAGCCAGCTCCCGCTCTACCAACGGCGCCAATAACTGGTTTTCGTCCACCAGCAGGACGTTCTTGGGACACAACATACTATAGAGATCGAACTAAAGACGAGGCAGACGGATACGAATTGTCGTACCGCTTCTGCCGTCCGATTCAGCTTCGATATCACCCTGCATAGATTCGACCAGAGCTCTGATCAGGGCCAGGCCGCGACCGTTCCCGGGAGGACTTTGTGGCCGACGTCCCGGAATATGGAAATACGGTTCGAAAATATCACTCAGATACTGCCGGGGAATCCCCGGACCGTTATCGGTAATTTCAATAAACCAATTCTCTTCCGCCGCTCGGCAAGTCAGTCTCAAATTAAGTCGCTCATCGACACAATACCGCAGGCTGTTGTCGATAACAGCTCCGAATATCGTCCTGAGTTTATTGCGACAGGTTCTGATTTTAGGTAAATCGGAACAGCGTGCCGTTACGGCGATATTCGGGAAACGAGGCTGTATCGCGTCGAGACATGATTTGAAAAGCAACTTAAGGTCGGTTTCCGCCGGTTCTTCCTGAGACCGCTCATATTCGGCCAGTCGGCTCAAATCACTGGACATACCGAGCAATTGCCGTGATGATTCCAACAGCATTTCAATCGAACGGTTTCCTTCATCCCCCAGTTGGTCAAACAACACATGCCCCAGTTCACCAGCCGATTTCTCAATCAACGAAACCCGTGAGACCATCGTCGTAAGTGCTTTTATCCAGACGTCGTGATTCCTGTTCGATCCCGGTCCTGAGAAGGTTTCTTCCGAATAGTACGGGATCATGACAAAACAAGCGGAATAGTCACCTGGATCGAAAACCAGGCGGATAAGGACCAAATCCATCATTTGTCCGGTCGCTGCCTTAACGGTGATTCTGAGATCGTTTTGTACGGTGTCATTCGACGAAGGCTCGAAATGATCTTTCACCAGGGCCGCCACTTGCTCTTTATTGCCGCTCAAAAGACAATCCAGGAACTGGTGATAATCATCTCCCAGTTCATCCGATCCGGCAAGACGAGCAGCACTCGAGTTGTAACCCACTACAGCACCGTCGCGTTGGGTCAGCACGGCGCCGATTCCAAGGCTCTCCAGAAAACCGATCGTGAACTTGATATCCACCGCCGGATCACCGTCCCGGTCATCATCAGACGCGAACAAACGCGCCACGAGCTCCAGTCCGAGATTGATTCGACCGATTGCCTGACAAGCGACCTCCGATTCGGTCTCTTCTTCAAAAAGCAGACGCAGTAAATAAGCACTGTGACCGTCGCAGATCAGCGGAGCGACAAACTCGTTCGGGGCAACTCCCGATAATTCAATTGCTCTGCGAACGTCATCCTGATCGGTGAAATCATATCGTTCCGATGATACCGCCACCTGCCGATGCAACGGTCCGGCGGGCGGAATCGAATCGAAACTGAACGGTGCATTGATTTGATCGGTGGCTCCGGCACGGGGCTCCAGATTCTCGCCGTCGAACAAATAAACCGAGGCCTGTCTAGCACCGGCCAAACGGCGGAATGCCGCCGTCAGCGGTTTCAGATCGCAACGCCCGTCAAGATTTATGAGGTCGTTAACAAAATCCTTCAAAGCCGTATCTGTCGTGCAGACCACTGAACTCTCCGAGTTCAACGCAGCCGTGTCACATACGAGCTGGAAATTTACCGGATTACCGGCGATATAGTTCAACGAGACCACGGCACGCGCCCGAATCGGTTTCGATCCAACGGCTATCAGAGTGATATCGGTCGCATCGAAAAACGATTCGTAATGGTTGCGTTGAGTAAGAAGTTGATTGATACGATCCTGGGAGTCAGCATCCAGAAACTCTGTAATCGAGCGCCCAAAGAGGTTTTCCTTGGTGCATTCGAGCAGGTTCTCGATTTTGTCATCTATATAGACAAACCGCCCCTTGAGATCGATCTTGCATACAGCACACCTGGTGAAGCCGATGCCGGTCTCAACCGTTTTGTCCGCCATGTTTAAGCACGCTTGCTAATCAAGTTTCAACAGCTTCAACAGAGCGGTGGCGTTCTCGGCGGTCACATGCACCATGTAGATACCCGCAGCTACGGGCTCACCGGATTGTGATCGACCGGGCCACGCAACTCTGTCCCATCTTGATATAGCATCGGCAGATACGGACGAGGCATTGACTTTTTCCCATATTTTTTCACCGGCGACGTTGTAAATCGAAACGCTTTTAATCGTCCCGGCGGTATTGTCGGCATAAATATAAACAGTATCTCGAAACGGGTTAGGACCGGCATAAATGGCGTGATCCGACCTCCCTGAAGTCTCCAGCACTAATTCCGCAGTATCGGCGACACCATCGGCGGCGGCACGCAGGAAAAACGTCTGCCGATAAGGCGCGGATTCCAGCCCGATCATAGTTACCGTAGCGGTACCGTCGCCCTTATCCAGCAAAGTGACACCTTCGGGAAAATCCCAGCCGTCGATCACCGGAGCTGACTCAATCCCACCGGCCGCGGTCACGGTAACTTCAGCCGTTTCCCCCACTCGTACCCGAAAATCGGGGAGATCCTCGAAATGGGCATAACTCGCTGCCTTGTAAGCATCAATAACACCCCAGCCGAGATCGTTATTGGGATTCCCGGCAAGGCTGGCGGTAGTCTTAAGTTCTTCAAAAACCTCATGCGCGGTCATATCGGGATTGCGCTGCATGATTAACGCCGCCACACCTGCCACAGCCGGAGCCGCGAACGAGGTGCCGCCGACATAACGATAGCCTCGGGCCGGCTCCGCCCTGAGAGTAATGACATTGACTCCCAGCGTTGCGACATCCGGCTTGATACGGCCATCGGCAGTCGGTCCCGGTGAAGAGAACGAAGTAACGGAAGAATCGCTGTAAGTAGCCCCCACCGCCAGCACCGAATCACCGTCACCGGGGAAACTGATTCTCCCCCAGAGACTGCCGCGTTCGTTGCCGGCCGAGGTGACCACCAGGATATTGCGAGAAGCGGCCATATCGGCCGCAATCGTGATATAAGCCGTGTTGCCGTCGAGATCGATATATGAGTAGTCTACATCGTCCTGCCAGTTGTGGTAACCGAGCGACGAGGTAATGATATCCGCACCGAGAGAATCGGCCCATTCCGCGGCGGCAATCCAATTGTCCTCCTCCACTCGGATTTCCGTAGCGTCGCAGGTTATCTCGGTCTTGGCGAGAATGAAATCAGCCGCCGGAGCAATCCCGATAATCTCATCCGGGACATTAGCGGCAATAACTCCCAGCGCCCAGGTGCCGTGGGAGTTCTGAAAATTCGATTCCGTATTGTTTTCACATTCATTGCCGGTAACATCGACCCTGCTGTTGATAAAATCGTAAGTGGCAATAATCGACGCCGAATCCAGACCGGGATGTTCGATATCATAACCGGTGTCAAGCACGGCCAGGCGCACCCCGTCACCTTTTATCCCAAGGCTATGTACGATCGGAACATTGATAAATTCGTTTTGCAAAGCGGAGTAGCCATAGACAGAATCAGCCAGGTTTTGCGCCGGAGATAATACCGGACGTTCTGTCGGCAGCGACGGCAGCGACGCATTATAAGTGTGATGGACATCGATACTGTCTACGAACGTATAAGTAGCCACCTTACTCAAAGCGGCAGCATCCGCCTCGATAGAGACCGCCTTGAGCCAGCGTGAGGCTCGTCGAACGGTCAAACCGGCGTCAGTTAACGAGTCCAGAATTTCCGAGGCTACCGGGAAATCCAGGCTGTCGAACACTACTCCGGCTTTCGCTCGCCTCAACAGGGCCGCCTGAGTGAATGTCACCGGCGTCTGCGACCAGCCCTCGGAATTGATAAACACCCAATAAATGTGCGGATAGTCAGCCGTTGCAAGACGACGCGCCGAAGAAGTCAGCTTGTCGTTGGCCTGTAAAATGGTCGTTATCGACAGAAAAACGATTAAGAATATCGCGGCTACTCGTGACAAGGTCCCACGCTTTCGTTCGGGCTATATTCAATTATCGGACGAACCGGTCGTGTCCGTGTTTAACTCAGTTGGTATGGCAGCCTGGACCGCCTCTATTACATCGTTGTAGCTGATCGAACCATAGCGATGCTTCGTCAGGAAATCACGCACAACCGAAACGAGCATTTCATGGCCGATGGCTTTTTCGTGACGCCCGAGGAAATTTATCGTTTCGTATGGCTCTCTTTGATAGGGCATCTCCGGCGCCACTGCTATCTGCATGAACTGCAGCAGGTCCCAGGGTTCCCGCGTGAGAATGTCATAGTATGGACCGAATGCAGGCATGAGGTAGCTTTCGGCGATGGAGCGAATAACACCTTCGACCAGAAATGTCGTATCCGGGTCGAGTGTAAACAACGAACCGAACGGACCGGTATAATCCATATAGTCGCCGGCCACAAACCTGAGAGCGGCATGCGGTGGCGGACCGAAGTTACGATCATAACGCTCCAGGATTTTTTTCGCTACGGAGATACCATGCCCGCCCCAGACCTCGGCTTGATCGGGGCTATAACACACATCCAGAACGACGCCATCGACAACGGTGCGATCTCTTATGAACCGAGGAGCAAACACCAGCGGGAGGTAGTATTCGTTTTCCAGTCGCACGAAGAAGCGTTTCCAACCGCCTTCAAATTCCGGGGTGTAACGGCGTCCCAGATATGTCAGTTGATGGGCATTGAAGAGATCAACATAAACACTATCTTCGGTCATCGATGGAAACAAACCAAATATCTCTTTCTCGTTGACCAATTCCCCCGGCGCAACCATATCCCAGGAACTGTCGACCGCGATCGACACCGTAAAGCGTCCCAGAAGCGGACCTTTCGGCTCTAGTCCCTGTTTGCCGTTGATCCAGACTGAGTCTTCACCAAACTCAACTATTTTCGGGAACCAATCGTTAAAGGATACCGGCCCGTTCTCGTCCGACTTATTCCCGGATCGCGACCGTATTGTCCCCATAAAAAAAGCCGTTTCATTCGGCCTGATCAAAACCGGCAGGTGAATACGGATAACATTATCGTTCAATTCAATCTGATCGACGGTCAACGGGACACCCTGAAACAACAGTGAGTCGATCAGGCAATACCCGCTCCGACTCCCATCCAGTTCTGCCAGCCAACCGGCATCGACCGAGTCCGGTTCAGGACGCTGAGAATCGCGCCGTGTTCTTATATGGAGGGGAAGTTCCTCACCTAAACAGACATCCGTCAGCGTATCGTTCGAATCATTTCGAAAGGTAATCTCAATCCGACCGCTGACAAAACCGGAGTCCGGAAAAGCCTGCATTTGCAGGCGATACGCAACCGGCGGCACATGAAAACTACCCGGTTGCGGAAAATCATGACCGCGATGTTGAGCCGAAACCGATACCGGGATACTGCCTAATCCCAGCAGACCAACAGCCAGAATGACCGAGGCAGCTTTTTGAAACGATTCGAACATGATGTCTTCTACTTATTCAGCAATCCCTTCAGAGCATCTTCAAGCTGCCCCTTGGCTCCATCTTTGAGCGCTTCGGAGAGGTCAATTCCTACCTTCGGCTTATCAACCGTACCCGACACCGTCAGCGGCAGCTTGATGCGTTTCGTGGCGCTCTTGCCACCGAGCAGCCCGCCTAGCGCTGAAGTTACTCCGCTTTGGTTCATCAGTTCGGAGGTCATCGACTCGGACAAGAACAACGAACCGTTGTACGAGATATCACCGTTGAAACCATAGAAACCATCGAGCGTCAGATCGCCGATATTGCCAAGAGAGGTTTTGAGCGCGTCAACCATCACCTTGCCGTCCTGCACCTTGATCTTGGAAGCTAGATTCTTCAGCGTCTGTTCCTTTTCGATGGATTTGCCCGCTTTCTCAGCCAGGCCGCTCAAAGCCCCGAGCATGGCGTCCGGCGTAACCAGTTTCCCCTGATTCATGTCGGCATTACCGTCCACCGTGAGGGCATTCAGAAAATCTTCCGGCTCCCAACCGGCAGCGTCATAGGTACCGGTCAGATTAACTTTGCCGTACACCATGCCGCCGAAATTGGAAAATCGAGACACGAAATCGTTCGCCTCAATGTCCTTAGCTTCGAACGAGCCGTCGTATTTAGGTTGTTCGAAATCGTTGAGGTCAATAGTCGTCGTACCGCTGACCTTGCCGGTGTAAACATCCGCCTCGATATCCCAGCATTCGATCACCAGATCCTTGATCCGCACACGCCCGGTCACATTGGTAAAATCCATCTCGCTGTAAACGAGCGAATCAATGGCGAACCGCCCGCGACCGTCGAGATCGGGCAGAATCAGCGGCGGGGTGGAATCGACCGGCAGCGTGCTGCGGTTGGTGCCGGAGCCGGGCACCGCCTCGGGGAACATACGGTCGAAATCGAAACGACCGGATTCGAGCACGAATACGAACAGCGGCTTTTTGACCTTGGATCGATCTACTACATCCAGCGGCAAAAGGTACGGGAAAGGATCGGACAATTTCCCCTTAAGGGAGATATCGCTGGAAACGAACTGCACCTCGAACGACTGGATATCTATCGTATCCGGGGTGATTCGCATCTCGGTTGAAAAATGTTCGACCGGCTCGGGCAGGAGCGAGTCGCGATAGAACGCATCTCGGACCGCCAGACTGCCCTGGGGTTTGAAATTGGATTGTTTTGAAGCATCTCCCGCTAATTTGATATCGAACTCCGCCGTGCCGCCCACTTCCGGCTTGCCTGCTTGCGGAAGGAATGGAGCAACGAGTCCCAACGCCAGCTTACCGGCGATTTTTCCGTCCACCGAGGGAACCACGTTGGCGGCGGCAGCCGAATCGGCCATCAGGTAGGGAATCAGATTGTTGATTCGCCCTGAAAATGAGACTTTCCCCGAGGGCATATTAGCTACAAAATCATTTACCCGAGTCAGGCTGTTGTCAAAATAGGCATCCAGCCTGAAATTCTGAATCGGCTCAGGGATTACGGTGCTGTTGTATTTACCGCTGTCGATTTTGATATTACCGGAGAACTCAAGCTGTTCCGGTTTTTCCACCAACCCGGCAAACTTGGCTGAGAAACTCATATTGCCGGACAGATCGGTGTTTTGATCGGCTGGAAGAAACGGTTGCACGAACGCCAGATTGAGCCGACCGGCCAGCTCACCGTTGATTGCCGGATTATCGAAATGATCGACGATCACATATCCCTTGAGCGGCTCACCATCGAAAGTACCGTCCTCAATGTTCATACGAAGATTATCCGGTTCGAAATCCACCAGTGCTTTCTCGAGTTTCAGCACTCCCGGAATATCGGCCATCTTCATGGTTGTCCGTCCGATCGTTGCTGTTCCGCTGTATGAGAGACCGTCTTCGACCGCGCCGTCGTATTTCACATCGGCGTCAAGGGTGAACTGACCCGTCAGGTCAATCCCCTCAAGCAGTTCGGTTTGACCGGCGGGCATCAGATTGAACAGGTCAGCCACGTCGATCGCTCGTGATTTGATATTGCCGTTCGCAGAGAGGGCCTCTCCCCCCAAGTCGACTCGACCGGTTAAATCGAACGCGAGACCGTTGATCGTGAGTTCCGTTTCGTCAACGGCAATACTCTGATGCCGGAAATCATACTCGGCCTTGTAATCCAGACCGACCTGAAATCCGCCGTAAGTTTCCCCTGAAGTGAAGTAAAGCGAGTCAATCCGGAGTTTTCCCGATGACTGATAGATACCTTCCCGAGGCGTAGTTAACGAGGTTTCCAATCCCAGCCCCAGCAGTCGAGCCGCTACCCCGGAGGAGTCATCGCGGTATTCTACCGCACCATCCTCTATCTGCAACTTATCGAATGTCACCGCCGCCATTGCCGTTTTGGCCTCGGCGGGCACATCCTTAACCGCCTCGGTTGGGGCGTTTTCATCGACTGTCGCGAAGGTGTAGTTGTTCGTTCCGTCAGCCTGCTTGGTCATGGAAATGCGCGGTCCATTGACAATCAACCGGTCAACCGCCAGGTCACCGGTAATAAGCGGCAACAGTTGCAGTTTGACGTCGATATTGTCGGCCGCCAGAAAATTCCCATCTTCCATGTCCGGCGGATTACTCACGAATACACCCTCGAGCTTGATTCCCAATCCGCCCCAGAGGGAGACATCGATTCCATCGATCTTGATCTGCCGTCCGAGTTTGGCCTCGCCCTCCTCGATAGCCATGGCTTTGATCTTGTCGGCCGGGAGAAATATCTTGAGTGCCAGAAAAGCCAAAAGAAACAGGGCCATAACAATTCCAGCCAGCCAGGCTAGTATTTTCAGCAGTTTCATATTCTCGCCTCGAACGTTTGGGGTTCGGTCAAAGACTCACATTTACTCATTGTACACTAACTGAGTACGAACGGGCGATCAATTAAAAACGGGGTTGCTACCGGCGGGACAAGTTCCCCGAGACCTGCCACCGGTTGCCCCCAATCGCGTACGGATTGTTGACAAACCTCAATCGCGGCAGAGACAAGCCCCGCCGCTACGCGTTAAAGAGCCCTAACCTCGCGTAGCGGGCAGCTTTGTATCGCCCGCATTACAGTTGTGTTTTACTGAATATCCGCGTGTATGACTTTTTCAACACTCCCCGTAGCCGGGAGACTTGTATCCCAGGCTGAAACAACAAAGCCGCCGAGCGGAGACGCCCGGCGGCACACTTGGCGGGACATGATTTTTCGTGGGCGGCAGACGTCCTCGTCTGCCCCATGCGCCCGCGCCGTCGCGATAGAAACCCGGCCTAGATATCGATCCCTTCACCCGGCTTGAGAATTACCACCTCGGAGCCTTTGACCTTGGAAGCAAACTCTTCCGGCCTGGCGGCAATCGGCGGCCAGGTATTGTAATGGAACGGCACGACTCTTTTGGCCTGCACGAATTCGGCCGCCTTAGCGGCATCGTCGATTCCCATGGTGAAGTTATCTCCGATCGGCAGAAAGGCCAGATCGATATCGTTCATGTCGCCGATCAGCTTCATGTCGTAGAACAGACCGGTGTCGCCCGGATGGTAGATCGTCTTGCCGCCGATATACACGAGGAATCCAACCGGCGGACCGGTGTAGCGGGAGGCATCGGGGCCATAACCGCCGCCGTGATGGGCGATAGTCAGCTTGACCGCACCGAACGGGAATTTGAATTTTCCACCGATATGCATCGGATGAACCTCACACCCTTCACCGGCGCAGAGGTTCGCCAGTTCAAAACCGGCAATAACGGTAGCCTTGTTTTTTTTGGCAATGGTGATACCGTCGCCGACATGATCGCTGTGGCCGTGAGTAATCAAAACGTAATTGGCGTCAATTTCATCCGGGGTAGCGGCCGCGAGCGGATTACCGGTAAGAAAGGGATCGATAATGAGTTTGTGTTCGCCTTCCTGAATGGTCACACAGGAATGGCCGAGGAATCTTACATGCGGCATATTGGTTTCCTCCTGGAATATGTTGAATTCGACTTGATTTACAAAAAAACGGCCGACATGTGGTTTGTCAACAATCGGTCATGAGCTACCCTATCACGCCGCCGCCGAGAAGAATATCGCCGTGGTAAAACACCGCCGATTGCCCCGGCGTCAAAGCCCGTTGTCGCTCGTCAAAGATAACTCGCACGGAGTCCTCGGTCAACAGTTCTACCCTCGCCGGAGCGGCCTGGTGTTGATAGCGAATTTTCACGTCGGCACGGAAACCGCCGTCGATCAG
Encoded here:
- a CDS encoding PAS domain-containing sensor histidine kinase; amino-acid sequence: MADKTVETGIGFTRCAVCKIDLKGRFVYIDDKIENLLECTKENLFGRSITEFLDADSQDRINQLLTQRNHYESFFDATDITLIAVGSKPIRARAVVSLNYIAGNPVNFQLVCDTAALNSESSVVCTTDTALKDFVNDLINLDGRCDLKPLTAAFRRLAGARQASVYLFDGENLEPRAGATDQINAPFSFDSIPPAGPLHRQVAVSSERYDFTDQDDVRRAIELSGVAPNEFVAPLICDGHSAYLLRLLFEEETESEVACQAIGRINLGLELVARLFASDDDRDGDPAVDIKFTIGFLESLGIGAVLTQRDGAVVGYNSSAARLAGSDELGDDYHQFLDCLLSGNKEQVAALVKDHFEPSSNDTVQNDLRITVKAATGQMMDLVLIRLVFDPGDYSACFVMIPYYSEETFSGPGSNRNHDVWIKALTTMVSRVSLIEKSAGELGHVLFDQLGDEGNRSIEMLLESSRQLLGMSSDLSRLAEYERSQEEPAETDLKLLFKSCLDAIQPRFPNIAVTARCSDLPKIRTCRNKLRTIFGAVIDNSLRYCVDERLNLRLTCRAAEENWFIEITDNGPGIPRQYLSDIFEPYFHIPGRRPQSPPGNGRGLALIRALVESMQGDIEAESDGRSGTTIRIRLPRL
- a CDS encoding S8 family serine peptidase, giving the protein MSRVAAIFLIVFLSITTILQANDKLTSSARRLATADYPHIYWVFINSEGWSQTPVTFTQAALLRRAKAGVVFDSLDFPVASEILDSLTDAGLTVRRASRWLKAVSIEADAAALSKVATYTFVDSIDVHHTYNASLPSLPTERPVLSPAQNLADSVYGYSALQNEFINVPIVHSLGIKGDGVRLAVLDTGYDIEHPGLDSASIIATYDFINSRVDVTGNECENNTESNFQNSHGTWALGVIAANVPDEIIGIAPAADFILAKTEITCDATEIRVEEDNWIAAAEWADSLGADIITSSLGYHNWQDDVDYSYIDLDGNTAYITIAADMAASRNILVVTSAGNERGSLWGRISFPGDGDSVLAVGATYSDSSVTSFSSPGPTADGRIKPDVATLGVNVITLRAEPARGYRYVGGTSFAAPAVAGVAALIMQRNPDMTAHEVFEELKTTASLAGNPNNDLGWGVIDAYKAASYAHFEDLPDFRVRVGETAEVTVTAAGGIESAPVIDGWDFPEGVTLLDKGDGTATVTMIGLESAPYRQTFFLRAAADGVADTAELVLETSGRSDHAIYAGPNPFRDTVYIYADNTAGTIKSVSIYNVAGEKIWEKVNASSVSADAISRWDRVAWPGRSQSGEPVAAGIYMVHVTAENATALLKLLKLD
- a CDS encoding AsmA family protein, which translates into the protein MKLLKILAWLAGIVMALFLLAFLALKIFLPADKIKAMAIEEGEAKLGRQIKIDGIDVSLWGGLGIKLEGVFVSNPPDMEDGNFLAADNIDVKLQLLPLITGDLAVDRLIVNGPRISMTKQADGTNNYTFATVDENAPTEAVKDVPAEAKTAMAAVTFDKLQIEDGAVEYRDDSSGVAARLLGLGLETSLTTPREGIYQSSGKLRIDSLYFTSGETYGGFQVGLDYKAEYDFRHQSIAVDETELTINGLAFDLTGRVDLGGEALSANGNIKSRAIDVADLFNLMPAGQTELLEGIDLTGQFTLDADVKYDGAVEDGLSYSGTATIGRTTMKMADIPGVLKLEKALVDFEPDNLRMNIEDGTFDGEPLKGYVIVDHFDNPAINGELAGRLNLAFVQPFLPADQNTDLSGNMSFSAKFAGLVEKPEQLEFSGNIKIDSGKYNSTVIPEPIQNFRLDAYFDNSLTRVNDFVANMPSGKVSFSGRINNLIPYLMADSAAAANVVPSVDGKIAGKLALGLVAPFLPQAGKPEVGGTAEFDIKLAGDASKQSNFKPQGSLAVRDAFYRDSLLPEPVEHFSTEMRITPDTIDIQSFEVQFVSSDISLKGKLSDPFPYLLPLDVVDRSKVKKPLFVFVLESGRFDFDRMFPEAVPGSGTNRSTLPVDSTPPLILPDLDGRGRFAIDSLVYSEMDFTNVTGRVRIKDLVIECWDIEADVYTGKVSGTTTIDLNDFEQPKYDGSFEAKDIEANDFVSRFSNFGGMVYGKVNLTGTYDAAGWEPEDFLNALTVDGNADMNQGKLVTPDAMLGALSGLAEKAGKSIEKEQTLKNLASKIKVQDGKVMVDALKTSLGNIGDLTLDGFYGFNGDISYNGSLFLSESMTSELMNQSGVTSALGGLLGGKSATKRIKLPLTVSGTVDKPKVGIDLSEALKDGAKGQLEDALKGLLNK
- a CDS encoding metal-dependent hydrolase, which translates into the protein MPHVRFLGHSCVTIQEGEHKLIIDPFLTGNPLAAATPDEIDANYVLITHGHSDHVGDGITIAKKNKATVIAGFELANLCAGEGCEVHPMHIGGKFKFPFGAVKLTIAHHGGGYGPDASRYTGPPVGFLVYIGGKTIYHPGDTGLFYDMKLIGDMNDIDLAFLPIGDNFTMGIDDAAKAAEFVQAKRVVPFHYNTWPPIAARPEEFASKVKGSEVVILKPGEGIDI